The DNA region CTGGGTGAACCGCGACCGATTACCCACCATGTGAAGTTTTTCGAGAAGGGCGACAGGCCGCTCGAGATCATTACGTCGCGCCAGTGGTTCATCCGGACCATGGCGGAGCGCGAAGCGCTGCTGGGGCGTGGCCGCGAACTCAAGTGGCACCCCGAATACATGCAGGCCCGGTTCGACAACTGGGTGAACGGGCTCAACGGCGATTGGTGCGTCAGTCGCCAGCGGTTTTTCGGCGTGCCGTTTCCGGTGTGGTACCGCGTGCGCCAGGACGGCACCACCGATTTCAGCGCGCGGTTGCTGCCGGCAGAGGCGGACCTGCCCGTGGATCCGTCCACCGATGTGCCGGCCGGATATTCCGCGGATCAGCGCGGTGTGCCCGGAGGGTTTGTCGGCGACCCCGACGTCATGGACACCTGGGCCACGTCGTCGCTCACGCCGTTCATCGTGTGCGGATGGGAACGTGACCCGGCGCTGTTCGCGCAGACGTTCCCGATGCACCTGCGTCCGCAGGCCCACGACATCATTCGCACGTGGCTGTTTTCCACCGTGCTGCGGTCACATCTCGAAACCGACAGGCTCCCCTGGGAGCACGCGGCCATCTCGGGCTGGGTCCTCGATCCCGACCGCAAAAAAATGTCCAAGTCCAAAGGCAACGTCGTCACACCGATGGCGCTGCTTGAGGAACATGGTTCGGACGCGGTGAGGTACTGGGCTGCCAAGGGCGGACCCGGTGTGGATACCGCGTTTGAGCCGGGGCAGATGAAAGTCGGGCGGCGCCTGGCGATCAAGCTGCTCAACGCGTCGAAGTTCGTGCTGGCGCGGACCGAGCCGACCGGACCGGTGACCGAAGCGATCGATCGCGGGATGCTGGCCGACCTGGACGCGCTTGTTCGCAAGGCCACCGCACAGCTCGAGGCCTTCGACTACGGCGCGGCCCTGCGCGATACGGAAAGTTTCTTCTGGACGTTCTGCGACTACTACATCGAACTCGCAAAGCGCCGGCGCCAGGGTGACGACGAGGCTGCGAGATCCGCGATCGCCGCGTCCCAGACCGCGTTGTCGGCGTTGCTGCGACTGTTCGCGCCGTTCATGCCGTTTGTGACCGAGGAAGTCTGGTCGTGGTGGCAGAGCGGGTCGGTGCATCGGGCATCGTGGCCCTCTGCAGCGGCGGATCAACCGGCGCCATCTGAAGATGCCCAGCGTGCGTACGCCCAGGCGTGCGAGGTCACCAATCGCATTCGCGAAGAGCGATCGGCGATGAAGCTCGGGTTTGGTGTGCCGGTGCATGCCAGCGTTCGTCTGCACGCCGTTCATGAGCCGCTGTGGGCGTCGATCTGTGCGGACGTGTGCAGTGGCAACAACGTGACTGACGCCGCGGTGAGTTTCGATGTGGCCGCCGACGCGCCCATCGAAGTGCGCCTGACACCCCTGACCGCACCGGAAGTCTGACAATGACACCTGACCTGGTCCCCGCCGACGTGGCTGCGGCCCTGTCGGCTGCGGGCCTGCCTCCCGTGGTGTTTTTCACGGAAGTGGACTCCACCAACGACCACGCGCTGTCGCTGGCGGATCTCGATGCCCCGGAGTTCACCGCGGTGTTGGCC from Acidobacteriota bacterium includes:
- the valS gene encoding valine--tRNA ligase; translation: MVPEKPVLEGLEEKWRVRWDAGDTYGFDRQAPRASVFAIDTPPPTVSGSLHVGHVFSYTHTDVIARYQRMRGKAVFYPMGWDDNGLPTERRVQNYYGVRCDPALPYDPSFTPPTTPGKQPISVSRPNFVELCERLTGEDEVVFERLWRHLGLSVDWSMTYATISAPTRRVSQLAFLRLVQRDLAYQLEAPTLWDVDFRTAVAQAELEDREMPGAYHRIRFARADGGFVEVDTTRPELLPACVALVAHPDDERYQALFGKEVLTPLFGVPVPVRAHPLADPEKGSGVAMICTFGDITDVTWWRELSLPVRAVIQANGTFRPVTWGADGWESRDAASAQARYDKIAGLSAVKARAGVVELLRESGDLLGEPRPITHHVKFFEKGDRPLEIITSRQWFIRTMAEREALLGRGRELKWHPEYMQARFDNWVNGLNGDWCVSRQRFFGVPFPVWYRVRQDGTTDFSARLLPAEADLPVDPSTDVPAGYSADQRGVPGGFVGDPDVMDTWATSSLTPFIVCGWERDPALFAQTFPMHLRPQAHDIIRTWLFSTVLRSHLETDRLPWEHAAISGWVLDPDRKKMSKSKGNVVTPMALLEEHGSDAVRYWAAKGGPGVDTAFEPGQMKVGRRLAIKLLNASKFVLARTEPTGPVTEAIDRGMLADLDALVRKATAQLEAFDYGAALRDTESFFWTFCDYYIELAKRRRQGDDEAARSAIAASQTALSALLRLFAPFMPFVTEEVWSWWQSGSVHRASWPSAAADQPAPSEDAQRAYAQACEVTNRIREERSAMKLGFGVPVHASVRLHAVHEPLWASICADVCSGNNVTDAAVSFDVAADAPIEVRLTPLTAPEV